One Indicator indicator isolate 239-I01 chromosome 21, UM_Iind_1.1, whole genome shotgun sequence DNA segment encodes these proteins:
- the ANO9 gene encoding anoctamin-9, with product MAASSRVMSSACGLGRSGSAGLTLSHQLRALAPLAHERSGAVPAKPRCCLFAPPMSKASFNCLPHRSQNLCWFSLPQNEILLTPWRDFPVEDSDPFAPPDEEKWDFVLVSDIHEMGSQKEIKRKKFLDELSKKGFTIKKIEDKKLFYGVRAPRQLFQKYQWLLRNPDSRWQSPDAHQDVPVTTRIRIVSFILQNTVTPDREKLHDLMKKKVFEASFPLHEKEEVREFLKEKWARWRSLFQHQPIEKIRCYFGEKVALYFAWLGWYTRLLGIAALAGSVVFISGITIFSSSQVSKEICEANTTIMCPLCDQSCPFWYLSDTCTYAKVTHMIDNEATVVFAMFMAIWATVFLELWKRNRATVVTNWDLYGWDEEEEELALELINNLQHEPLQYQHSYLCSTIVLILVLVMIVVMIGIAQALVVYRVVATALFSQSEVELLREQANTVAVVTGAVLHYLTIVIMTKVNRRVALFLCDLENPRTFSQREKNFTMKIFTFQFFTHFSSLIYIAFFLGRINGHPGNYVRIAGKWRLEECHPSGCITDLFIQMAIIMLLKQTISNVMEYLIPCIAHRLRKERQHPTRRSTVLGEEEEEAEDPCKKQWLNNYRLNEVNVFSLFDEFLEMVIQYSFTTIFVAAFPLAPLLAFLNNIFEIHLDAIKMMRLYRRMVPRKANDIGVWLQVLEAIGILAVIGNGLVIAITSDFIPLQVYKYTYSPCMAENSSGVDCSTGYINHSLSVFRIQDFEPQTRAEALPSFNSTQSKECRYRDYRNPDDYSYTVQFWHIFAARLAFLILFEHVALCVKLIAAWYIPDVPQSVKNEFLDRKHSNLRKELSMMEYSTEV from the exons cctttgTTGGTTTTCTCTTCCACAGAATGAAATTCTACTGACTCCCTGGAGGGACTTCCCTGTCGAAGACTCAGACCCCTTTGCCCCCCCG GATGAAGAGAAGTGGGATTTTGTCCTGGTAAGCGACATCCACGAAATGGGCAGCCAGAAGGAGATcaagaggaagaagttcctgGATGAGCTGAGCAAGAAGGGCTTCACCATCAAG AAAATTGAGGACAAGAAGCTCTTTTATGGGGTGCGTGCCCCGAGGCAGCTCTTCCAGAAATACCAATGGCTGCTGAGGAACCCTGACAGCAGGTGGCAAAGCCCTGATGCCCACCAGGATGTACCAGTGACCACCAG GATCCGCATCGTGAGCTTCATCCTGCAGAACACAGTGACCCCAGACCGCG AGAAGCTGCACGACCTGATGAAGAAGAAGGTCTTTGAGGCTTCCTTTCCCCTGCACGAG AAAGAAGAGGTAAGGGAATTCCTGAAGGAGAAATGGGCTCGCTGGAGAAGCCTATTTCAGCACCAGCCCATCGAGAAGATCAG GTGCTACTTTGGTGAGAAGGTGGCACTGTACTTCGCCTGGCTGGGCTGGTACACGCGGCTGCTGGGCATCGCTGCGCTGGCAGGCTCCGTGGTCTTCATCAGTGGCATCACCATCTTCAGCTCCAGCCAGGTGAG CAAGGAGATCTGTgaagccaacaccaccattaTGTGTCCACTCTGTGACCAGAGCTGTCCCTTCTGGTACCTCTCTGACACCTGCACCTATGCCAAG GTCACTCACATGATTGACAACGAGGCCACAGTCGTGTTTGCCATGTTCATGGCAATCTGGG CCACTGTGTTCCTGGAGCTGTGGAAGAGGAACAGAGCCACTGTGGTCACCAACTGGGACCTGTATGgctgggatgaggaggag gaggagctggcccTGGAGCTGATCAACAACTTGCAGCACGAGCCCCTACAGTACCAACACTCCTACCTCTGCAGCACCATCGTCCTCATCCTAGTGCTGGTGATG ATCGTGGTGATGATTGGCATCGCCCAGGCACTGGTCGTTTACCGGGTGGTGGCCACTGCCCTCTTCAGCCAGAGCGAGGTGGAGCTGCTCCGGGAGCAGGCCAACACCGTGGCCGTGGTCACCGGGGCCGTGCTGCACTACCTCACCATCGTCATCATGACCAAG GTCAACAGGCGAGTGGCTCTCTTCCTCTGTGACCTGG AGAATCCCCGGACATTCTCCCAGCGTGAGAAAAATTTCACCATGAAGATCTTCACCTTCCAATTCTTCACTCACTTCTCCTCACTCATCTACATTGCCTTCTTCCTGGGACG GATCAACGGCCACCCAGGCAACTACGTGCGCATCGCTGGCAAgtggaggctggaggag TGCCACCCCAGTGGCTGCATCACTGACCTCTTCATCCAGATGGCCATCATCATGCTGCTCAAGCAGACCATCAGCAACGTCATGGAGTACCTCATCCC CTGCATCGCCCACAGGCTGCGCAAGGAGCGGCAGCACCCCACGAGGAGGAGCacagtgctgggggaggaggaggaggaggctgaggaccCCTGCAAGAAGCAGTGGCTGAACAACTATAGACTCAACGAGGTCAATGTCTTCAGCCTGTTTGATGAGTTCCTGGAGATGG TGATCCAGTACAGTTTCACCACCATTTTCGTCGCTGCTTTTCCCCTCGCCCCTCTCCTGGCCTTCCTCAACAACATCTTTGAgatccacctggatgccatcAAGATGATGAGGCTGTACCGGCGCATGGTGCCCAGGAAGGCCAACGACATCG GGGTCtggctgcaggtgctggaggccATTGGCATCCTGGCTGTCATCGGCAACGGGCTGGTGATCGCCATCACCTCCGACTTCATCCCCCTGCAGGTCTACAAATACACCTACAGCCCCTGCATGGCAGAGAACAGCTCTGGAGTGGA ctgctccactgGGTACATCAACCACAGCCTCTCCGTATTCCGCATCCAGGACTTCGAGCCCCAGACGAGGGCCGAGGCGCTGCCCAGCTTCAACAGCACCCAGAGCAAGGAGTGCAG GTACCGGGATTACCGCAACCCCGACGACTACAGCTACACCGTGCAGTTCTGGCACATCTTCGCCGCCCGCCTCgccttcctcatcctcttcGAG CATGTGGCCCTCTGCGTCAAGCTGATCGCTGCCTGGTACATCCCTGACGTCCCCCAGTCGGTCAAAAACGAGTTCCTGGACAGGAAACACAGCAACCTGCGGAAAGAACTGAG cATGATGGAGTACTCCACTGAGGTGTAG
- the SIGIRR gene encoding single Ig IL-1-related receptor: protein TDHCSVHPKILVPAANKTLDLALGSQVELNCTVGWAAAEHCQPAPAWSKDGQWLGNESRQDTTWLAQNSSEQLLSSVLQLNLTHDADFGVFACWVSNATATFTLRRAEVAGHVPAVLAALLVLTLLMLLAGLYVRCRLNALLWYRNRYGELEINDGKLYDAYVSHAPSPDDRKFVNFILKPQLENRYGYKLFLDEQTILPNSEPSADLIMNVSRCRRLIVVLSVAYLEQDWCNSSFREGLWRLLELSKKPIFIVFESQYREISHPAISLLRQHRNVVTLLVWRAGSMTPSSDFWKELCLALPCKVSFQGTVGDPQTQLQEDKDPMLILHSSYLDSGGDLQPDGDLGLRGCIFRSPPPPRIGGPGAPTMAAAGGTEEEQLRDGRRPELDVSDLGSRNYGARTDFYCLVTEDDL, encoded by the exons ACAGATCATTGCAGCGTGCACCCCAAAATCCTTGTCCCAGCTGCCAACAAGACACTGgacctggcactggggagccaGGTTGAGCTGAACTGCACCGTGGGCTGGGCAGCTGCCGAGCActgccagcctgccccagcctggagcaagGATGGGCAGTGGCTGGGAAATGAGAGCAGGCAGGACACCACCTG GCTGGCACAgaacagctctgagcagctcctcagcagcgTCCTGCAGCTCAACCTCACTCACGACGCCGACTTTGGGGTCTTTGCCTGCTGGGTCAGCAATGCCACTGCCACCTTCACCCTGCGGCGAGCGG AGGTGGCAGGGCACGTGCCCGCGGTGCTGGCAGCCCTCCTGGTGCTGACACTGCTGATGCTTCTGGCTGGGCTCTACGTCCGGTGCCGCCTGAATGCGCTCCTCTGGTACCGGAACCGCTACGGCGAGCTGGAGATTAACG ACGGGAAGCTGTACGATGCCTACGTCTCGCACGCCCCCAGCCCCGACGACAGGAAGTTTGTCAACTTCATCTTGAAGCCGCAGCTGGAGAACCGCTACGGCTACAAACTCTTCCTGGACGAGCAAACCATCCTGCCCAACTCAG AGCCCTCAGCCGACCTCATCATGAACGTCAGCCGCTGCCGGCGCCTGATCGTGGTCCTGTCCGTGGCGTACCTGGAGCAGGACTGGTGCAACAGCAGCTTCAG GGAAGGGctctggaggctgctggagctttCTAAGAAACCAATCTTCATCGTCTTCGAGAGCCAGTACCGAGAGATCAGCCACCCTGCCATCAGCCTGCTGAGGCAGCACCGGAACGTGGTGACCTtgctggtgtggagagctggcTCCATG ACTCCCTCCTCGGACTTCTGGAAAGAGCTGTGCCTGGCCCTGCCCTGCAAGGTGTCCTTCCAGGGGACCGTGGGGGACCCgcagacccagctgcaggaggacaaGGACCCCATGCTGATCCTGCACAGCAGCTACCTGGACAGTGGTGGAGACCTCCAACCTGACGGGGACCTCG GCCTCCGAGGGTGTATCTTCAGAAGTCCTCCCCCTCCCCGCATCGGCGGCCCTGGAGCTCCCACGATGGCTGCTGCCGGCGggacagaggaggagcagctgagggacggCCGCAGACCAGAGCTT